The window GAAGTTACAGTGACACATTTataaagagaatgaaataaaatttaccttttttctctttggatTAAGATGAAATGGATCTTTCCTCATCTCACACTAATTAGGGATTTGACTTGATTATATCGGAAATACATCTTTCTCGACTCTAACACAAAACCTATGctaatgaaataatataagaaagaTACTAACGTACATCTCAAAGCATATACTGCCTACTATTGTGCATTCCAGGGTGTTGTCCAACCATAACTTGTTGTGCAACAAAGATAAACGAGGCGGGAGAAGTATTATGGTGATAAGTATATTagtaattaaacaaataaaataaagtagggAATGGGTGAAGTGATTACAAAAAAGGTGTGTtaaggaagaaagagagagagatgagagattATATAATTAAGGGATTAAGAAGTAAATGTTGGGAGGGGGAGGCTGCTGTCTGTCTCATTCCTTTCAACAAAGATTGAAAAGATTTGGAGATTGTCTTCTTTAAAGTCCAGGTGGCATTTAACAAAGGgatctttcttttaaagtttgtttcttcttttctttaacgatcatcatcatcatcatcatcataataataataataacaccctctaatcaattattcaaataaaccTTTATGCCataattaattcttaatttCAGTGTTACACTGTTAGGTTTACTCTAATATAATGATTCTTATAACTTTAGATAagtttttaataagtttttaatgTTGACGTTGGTGGTTAGAAACTTTAGGCTATATTATATTAAGGTAGCAATCCGCTTCTAGGTAAGTTTGAATGATATTTGTTAAGATTGATTTAATATGTGTGAGAGAAATCGatgtatttagtttatatgtaaatgaaaaaatgatcGTGTGTTTACTGTCGATTGAACAATATAagacttaaaatttaattaatgaatatgTTGCATATGAAGAATTGTTGGAGATTATAACTTTGATGTGAGAGGAAAAGGTGAAAAATGAACgacaaacatatattaaaattttaatgtgtAATAAATTGTTGTTACTTATCACATTcaacattcaatttttaaaagaaataaatgtcattgtcATATGCTTATAACTCAGCAACAATATCAAGTAAAATTGTTAGATGTTTAATTTGGATAATTTTAAAcccaaatttcttaaaatttgcGATTATATTGAaactaactaaaattttagtttataatataataaattatttggttatcttattattgttgagtttttttctttagaaagtttaaatttatttcacccatcaaaagtttagaaacttagccgaaaaaaaatagaattaacaCACAATGCCAATCTAAGCATAATGTAATTAAAGGTATAATGATtactttttccttcaaaaattaacaaaactcaaactcgagaattggattttttttttgatatcaatttatGTAATAAGTTTTGAAGCTCTATCGATTCAAATCACAAGCTATActtaattgtattaatttgaatCAATAACTTTTACCGGTctacaaattttatagaaCCCTTTAGATTCCATtataaaaacatcaaataaagTCTATAATCACGTCTAACTAAACTCCTAAAATTTCACCAATAAATCAATCTAtactatttacaaactatTACATTTGAAAACTGTCCCCGTACCAACACTTACACATATGTAAAgtattagtttaaaataatcaataaattacaatacaaatttgaaagaaaaatctcaactacaattttgaaagattataatttaaaaagttaaagagtTAGGGGCAAAATGGTAAATTGAGGAAAGAacgaagaaaataaaatagaaagttgaaagaagaaaaaacaaaagggagATTCCATAATATAAAGAGTAAAGAGAAGTGAGGCGGTGGGTGATGGGCATGGGGACTGGGGACTGGGGAGCGCAGCGCACGGATGATAGCTTTCTTAGTTCGCAACGAATTTGCAAAGACTAAGAGGCCCCAAATCCCACCAACCACAACTCCACATCTAATCATATATACTTCTTTTCTACAATTCCCTCCCCACCCTCTCTTCATCCAAATATACCCAtcaactttttcaatttatccTATCGATTATGTAatgttttcaaacaaataattatatgattttttttataagaaaaaacataaaacaggaagatttaaataatatgtaaatgTTTATATCATTCTACACATTATGCTCATTgctccatatttttttaaatataaataagcgTTAGAAATTGATTCTAAAgtgtttgtaaaaataattatctataGAGTATAGTATATTAttgtataaagaaagaaaaataaaaaaaggaagataCCTTGAGAACATTTTTCGTTTATTGGAAAATTAGttctctttctaaaaaaaaacgtttatttaattatcacGTGTTTTGAAAAAGGTGGCTTTCCAAACTGTTAATACTCAATTTTAgattattcatatttaaaataaaataaacaataaaaaaaaataaaagcgaGAAAATTAATTGCTTGAAACCAAATATTCTATTATTCTACTTTTCACTTGGCTTAATCCAACAgtcacaaaaatatatacatccctaaaatttaaatggttaGAGTTTAgcttataaattataaattaaatttgtatttagtttataaatttaaaaatattagattaaattataagggtgattaaaattaatgagaggtagtttaataataataaattgaaattttgaaaaaagattaatGAAGAGACATTAACAGAAGAATGAAgtaagataataaataaagaagagaatatttcccaaaaataaaaaaggatagAGAGGCTATATAAACATCCCTAGGAGGTTTGGTGGAAGTAGGGGGAGagaataatttcattttctttagagtaaaacaaaaagagaagaaatttccAGTAACCTTGGAAGAATCACAGTCGTTCAATTCCTTCACTCCATCACTAACCGGAGCGGCTGAGATCCATTGAGATCAGGAAACGGCGACGTTTTATACAAGGGTGTGGTTGGTGAGGAGTCTTAAATGGGAGCGCCGGTGGTCGGGTCGACCCGGAAAAGTGCACCACGTGTCGGCAAAAGAACCCGGAAACCGGAGCAGGAGGTGAGCCGGTGGTCAAAAAGTGGGTTTCTTTTTCACTTGGAAGATGGATGGCCACAAGTGAGAAGGGGTAGTTTGGTAATTAAATCCCTCGTTTCTAATTGGTTCGCTTAACTCTTCCGAAGCTCCCGAGTGTCGGCGACCTATTTgctcattttccttttcaaacaaattcttCTTATCTACGGACCGACCTATACTGCTCTATCTGAGCTCTCTCTACTTTACTAAATTCACCATAACTATTCTTACcatccttttatttttgtttttttaattcctaatAAATCTTTAACCAACTTCTAAGTATCAATACTAGATTCAAATATCATGGTTTTAAAGCTATTTTTTGGACTCAAAATTCTTTATAATCTTTCTGTTGTATACAAATTGAAACTTGAGATGGTATAATAGtatcaaacttaaatttaatttaatttaattttttttttgaggttATGGCCCCCAAATTATAAGTCTGGAATTtcatcaaaacttttaaagaaTTGGTGCAGAAGGATAGAATAGAAACGTTTATAAAGAAGCCAATGAAAATGTTACTAATTTTGAGAAGATAGttatgtagtttttttaaacaaaatagagaagagttcataaataactttttatatataaataatctACATTTTCCCTATTTAGTTTAGGTGTCGTAATTCAAAATTGACAGTATTAGgccaataatatatatcttaattaattaagttagattaaaatttataaaaaaaaaaatgatattttgatttagaaataactctttatttatattattttattgcaAATATTTGAGAAGAGGtgactttattttaattaagttttgtttCCATACGTTACTATGCATTAATTCAAATGATAtgaatatatctttttatttgtccaagaattctttttttcttattaaactCTGTTGTTCATGTGAATCTCTGAAAATCATCTACCAAAAATCAGCCCCTTCATTTAATAGAACATTGGAAGTTTGACATGCGTCAGAAGTAAATGGGAAGTCTtgctttttatatttttcaagataGGGAATGGTGGTTCAATTAGAAACTTTGGAtcaatcattaattaatttaatgatgaaattaaaaataattgaatttgaaactcATTAAAAGTTGATCAATGAGGTTGAAAAACATAGACTGACTAGTTCCAACAATGCCAAGTGTGTTCATTGTGACCCTTCGATGTTATTGTTTGGGTAATGTTCATTGGAGCTTAGGCTTAATTTATCCCAAACAATAATCGAAATCCAACTCCAATATAGTTAGGTTTGAGGGTCAAGTCCATGGAAACCAAAGCCCACATATAAAAATGAGAGTACTCATCATAGAATTCTCCCAACCATAAGAGATTCAAGGTGGAAAGATACAACAAACATTCTTCTAAGCACATTCAACCAAGAGAAAATAAGTACGATCAATAGTTTGATCGAACTTGTTTCACTATAAACCTTGTGCAAACAGAAGTTagattattataacttttaaaatattttttgacaattataattgtagaaaaaaaatagctaTAACATTAAGTAAATTAGAGTTGTggtaaatttcaaaatttgaacttattttacgtttgattttttgttttaagaaataaggTCAATGAACTGTACTTGCACCTCTAAaactaaatatctaatttggCAGTCATCCTTTTTACCTAAGTTTAACTTAAGccaaaatatttctaaaaaaattcttcacCCTTGTAAGCATAAATTAAACAAGGATGTGatctcaaaaaaattatatttattgtaacACAATACAAATGCAGAAGCCATAGAGAAGATACAAACTAAGGatgaacaaaaagagagatatGAACAAGTTACAAAGTCAATccataaattgtaaaatattaaaatttgaaggataTCGAACCTGTTCATCTTCTAGAATCCATTAATCTCTCTTTATACAACTCCAAAAGTCCAGGAATCTGCTCCTTATGTgggttgatgaatttttttatgaaacgGTTTTCAGAAGAATTAAACAACGAAGAAAGATACTCGTGTTTTTTAATCAAACCCTTTGACAGCAAAACTTGATAAATATAGCCTCTAGGCAAAAGCCTCTTCTTCAAACTATATAAAGTTAAACCTGGTCTTCTAGCAACGTAAGATGATTGGCATCCAATTTTGTTGACAAAATAATCCATTGCACCATTAATCTTATCCTCAGAAATCATCATACACCATGGattctttttaaaagctaAACGGATCTCTTCTTCAGACAATCCCCATTTCCTATAAACTTCAACCTTCTTATCCAATGTAGATTTGGTCATTGCTCTCAGACAAAAAACAGCAACAACAAACTGCATTTGTTGAGGGTTGAATCCCATTTCCGTAACTCTCTCTACAGCCTCCTTGAATCGGATGGAACTTGTCAAGAACATTTTAGGCTGCTGCTGAAGataacttgaaatatttgaatccGGAACTCCAGTTTGTTTCAGAATTTCAATATTGGGACCAACTGAAATTTGAAGATCCCAACCGAGAATATCCGCAGAGCGTTTTATGGCAGCGAGAGTCTTCTCCTCACTTCCAAGCACGGCTTGAATGTAATCAAAGGCTGGAATAATTCGTTTGTTTAAACTGCCTGCTAAAACACGAGGAACTGAGCATACAAATTTGACAATCTCTGGGGAAGAAAGACCTttagattgaaaaaataacaatttgggCAATATGGTTTTATCGGGGTTCGCAGAAAAAAGTGAAGGATACCTCTTGGCAAGGTCAGAGATTTGTGATTCAGAGAATCCATGACTCGCAAGTAACCCAATTACAGCCTTCCCATTATTCTCGAGCTGAGCAGTATTTGCCAACGAAGCAGTTTTCAGAGATGATACAATCTCAGAAGAGTTCGATAAGTATCTGAGAGATTTCAACGGATTTTCAGAAAATCCGTGAGAAAAAACTGAGGACGGAGATCTAAGTAGAAAGATTGTGCGAAACAAGTTAGACATGAATGTAAGAAGTGGGAGGAGAAGGAAGACAGGCCAGTTGGTTCCTtgttgagaagaagaaagggagaaaCTACAAATGCCTCACAAGAGGATGAAGCTATGAGAGAACAGATAAGAAAAAAGGCGGCGGCGTAGCATCGGCGATCGGCGGAGTGGGAAACAGagagaacaaagaaaataagaaaaaggaaggaaagaaggGGTTAGGGTTTTCGAAGGGAAAAGGTCGAAAATAGCCTCTTTTCTAAATTAGCCCCTCAGTAAAAATTTGCTCACCTTTGTAAgggaaattgtaaaaaatataacattaaatataatcaatttttgtatttttgaaaaaaactcctaaattaaaaaaggatgtgattttaaaaaaattatatttattttaacacaaAACAAATGCAGAAgccttaaagaaaaaaagatacaaagtAAGGAATAAGGATGAACAAAAAGAGGGATACGAACAAGACACCAACTCAATCCATAAATTTCAGTTGTCACTACACATATCAACTAACAAAACagtttaatattaaaatttcaaggaGATCGAACCTGTTCATCTTCTAAATTCATTAGCTTCTGTTCATACAACTCCAACAATCCAGGAACCTGCTCCTTATGAGCGTTGAtgtatttttctatgaaaCGCTTTTCAGGAGGCTCAAACAACAAATCAagattcttttcctttttaatcaAACCCTTTGACAGCAAAACTTGATAAACATAGCCTCTAGGAAAAAGCCTCTTCTTCAAACTATATGAAAGTAAACTTGGTCTTCTAGCAACCAGAGATGATTCACGTCCCAttttgttgataaaaaaatcCATTGTATCATTAATCTTATCCTCAGAAAGTGCCATACACCATGGATACTTTCTAAAAGCTAAATAGAACTCTTCTTCAGACAATCCCCATTTCCTATAAACTTCAAGCTTCTTATCCCATGAAGATTTGGTTAATGATCGCAGAGCATGAACAGCAACAATAAACTGCAATCGTTGAGGGTTGAATCCCATTTCCGTAACTCTCTCTACAATCTCCTTGAATCGGATGGAACTTGTCGAGAACACTTTAGGCTGCCGCTGAAGATaagttgaaatatttgaatccGGAACTCCAAATTGTTTCAGAATTTCAATATTGGGACCAACTGAAATTCGAAGATTCCAACCGAGAATACGCGGAAAGCGTTTTATGGTAGCGACAGTCTTCTCCACAGTTCCAAGCACGGCTTGAATGTAATCAAAGAATGGAATAATTTCTTGGTTTAAACttcgttttaaaatttgaggagCAAAACATACTAATTTGGTAATCGCTGGGGAAGAAAGAcctttagatttaaaaaacaacaatatggGAAATAGGATCTCGGGGTTCGCAGAAAGAATTAGGGGGACCTTCTTAATAAGGTCAGAGATTTGTGATTCAGAGAATCCATGATTCTCAAAAAACGCAATTATAGCCTTCCGATTGTTCTTGAGCTGAACAACATTAGAAGCCAACGAAGCAGATTTCGGAGATGATACAATCTCAGAAGAGGTGGATAAGAATCTGAGAGATTTCAACGGACTTTCGGAAAATCCGTGAGTAAAGACTGAGGATGGAGATCCAGGTAGAATGATTCTGCGAAACAAGTTATACATGAGTGTAAGAAGTACGAGGAGAAGGAAGACTGACCTGTTGGCTCCTTctagagaagaagaattagaGAAACTAGAAATTCCTCAAACGAGGATGAAGCTATGAAGGAAAATGACCGGCGCGAACCGGAGAGGTCATGCGACCGCCGGTAAAGATGGGAGACGGAGAAATCAAAAGAAAcggaagaaagaaagggagTTAGGGTTTTTGAAGGGAAATGGTCGACAATACCCTCTTGCAAGTTTCCACTTTTCaaaactaactttttttttttttttaattccgcaaaataaaaaagttaggaaataaatttgtaacctacaaaagttcaaaaattttggaaactaaacctaaaaaataatacttcAATCTTTAACTTTGGATAATAATGCTTCATTAAAACTTCATTAAAGTACAACCTTTCGCAACGATTGTTCTTACTAATTAGTGAGGGTAGGAATGTTCTAAAAATCACAAAGTGATGTTTATAATAATAGTGAACGTGGGTTGTGGTTAGCAAATAACAAGCACGAAGGTGACTGAATTACTATTATACTAATCATAACGATCATCTAACtccaaatataattaattcattaataattttatttcttccattctttttcGCTTATTTAGAAgtatcatttatttaaaagtaagtacgagtatatatgtatatattcaaacttattttttttctggaGGTTATGGCCCcaaaattattaagttttaatttcatacAAACTTTTAAGGAATTTGTAGGAGAATGATAGAATAGAAACAGTTATAAAGAAGCCCAAACCcaaatgttattaattttgaaatggtagctacatttttatatcaaaacacacaagagttcataaataatttttgtaatttacatttttcctATTTAGTTTAGGCGTCATAGTTCAATTTGGACTATTTTAGgctaagaatatatatatatattaattgattgagttagattaaaagttataaaaaatgatatttgatttaaaaataactctttatttattttattgcaaATGTTTGAGAATGAGATATgaagttataaaaaaagactACGGAGTAACAGGTAACTTTGTTAATCAAGTTTTGTCTTCCTACTTTcctattatattaattcaagTCGAATGATATGGATATTCAAGTTTGATGGTTAGATGTCTTTTTATTTGTAGACgaattattttgttcttaataaACGGTCATTCAtgtaaaactttgaaaatcaCTCCTAAACATCGGTCCCtttgtttaaataattgtcatgtaatttattaaattaacgacaaaattacaaataattaaatttcaaactcattAAAAATGGACATATATtccaattcaaaattgaatgtCCATTACCACCCTTTGATTGAATAAAATCATTTGGTCAAATccactattattatttgggaAAATGTTCAATGAAACTATAAATAGGCTTAATTTATACCAAACAATATCTAATATAGTTAAGCTCGAGGGCTAAGTCCATGAACCGATCAACTTACGACTTCAAATAGTTATCTAAGCACATTCAACAAGAGAGAATAAGAGCATTTCTCCATAAACCAAGGGGTTAgattaataacttttaaaatatttattgacaattttaatcctagaaaaaaattgctataAGTAAATTAGAGttgttgtaaattttaaagttcCAAGTTAGGaaagattaaatattcaaatgttCGGCAAGTAAATAGTAAATTGTTTGGGCACAATGACCAAAGTGAGTatacttttccatttttaaattaaaagaagttacttaaaattttaagaccCATTGTGAGTTATTTGGTTTGATGtgaattttttcttccattgaagaaatgttataaaaagttaatatatagCTAAAGTGAACaccttcaaaaaaaattataagatttttttagtaattgtttgattttcttgataattataaaaaatatttataaactataacaaaTTCCATCATTTGTTgattggtaaatattttattttattttactatttttaaaaataatttagacgTGTTGTTTTTAAGAATGAGGTCAATAAACTGAATTTCTAGTTTGGTAGTCAACCTTTCTACCTAAGTTTAACTTTAggtaaaaaatttcttaaaaaatttgttcacCCTTGTAagcataaaattaaacaaggaTGTGATctcaaacaaattatatttatgttaacACAATACGAATGCAGAAGCCATAAAGAAGATGCAAACCAAGGATGAACAAAAATAGGGATACCAACACAATCTACTACACATATCAACTAACAATGCagtttgatattaaaatttcaaggaCATCGAACCTGTTCATCTCTTAGAATCCATTAATTTCTCTTCATACAACTCCAACAACCCAGGAATCTGCTCCTTATGCGGGTTGAtgtatttttctatgaaatGCTTTTCAGGAGACTTCAACAAGAAAGGAAGATTCTGGTGCTTTTTAATCAAACCCTTTGACAGCAAAACTTCATAAACATGGCCTCTAGGCAAAAGCCTCTTCTTCAAACTAAGTTGAAGTAAAATTGGTCTTCTAGCAGCGAAAGATGATTCGTATtccattttattgataaaaaaatccaTTGCACCATTAATCTTATCCTCAGAAAATGTCATACACCGTGGATGCTTTCTAAAAGCTGAACGGATCTCTTCTTCAGACAATCCCCATTTCCTATAAGCTTCAACCTTTTTATCCCATGTAGATTTGGTCATTGATCGCAGACAAAAAACAGCATCAACAAACTGCCATTGTTGAGTGTTGAATCCCATTTCCTTAACTCTCTCTACAGTCTCCTTGAATTGGATGGAATTTGTCATGAACACTCTAGGCTGGTACtgaagatattttaaaatatttgaatccGGCACTCCAATTTGTTTCAGAATTTCAATATTGGGACCAACTGCATTTCGAAGATCCAATCCGAGAATACGCGCAAACTGTTTTATGGTAGCGAGAGTCTTCTCCTCACTTCCAAGCACGGCTTGAAGGTAATCAAAGGCTGGAATAATTCGTTTGTTTAAACTATTTGATAAAACCCAAGGATCTGAACGTAATATTTCGAAAATCTCTGAGGAAGAATGAGCTTTAGattgaaaaaacaacaatttggGCAACAGGTTTTTCTCGGggttgaaagaaagaattggAGGATACCTCTCGGCAAGGTAAGAGATTTGTGATTCAGAGAATCCATGATTCGCAAGTAAATCAATT of the Cucumis sativus cultivar 9930 chromosome 3, Cucumber_9930_V3, whole genome shotgun sequence genome contains:
- the LOC116401671 gene encoding uncharacterized protein LOC116401671, whose product is MGFNPQQMQFVVAVFCLRAMTKSTLDKKVEVYRKWGLSEEEIRLAFKKNPWCMMISEDKINGAMDYFVNKIGCQSSYVARRPGLTLYSLKKRLLPRGYIYQVLLSKGLIKKHEYLSSLFNSSENRFIKKFINPHKEQIPGLLELYKERLMDSRR
- the LOC101221269 gene encoding transcription termination factor MTERF6, chloroplastic/mitochondrial isoform X2, coding for MYNLFRRIILPGSPSSVFTHGFSESPLKSLRFLSTSSEIVSSPKSASLASNVVQLKNNRKAIIAFFENHGFSESQISDLIKKVPLILSANPEILFPILLFFKSKGLSSPAITKLVCFAPQILKRSLNQEIIPFFDYIQAVLGTVEKTVATIKRFPRILGWNLRISVGPNIEILKQFGVPDSNISTYLQRQPKVFSTSSIRFKEIVERVTEMGFNPQRLQFIVAVHALRSLTKSSWDKKLEVYRKWGLSEEEFYLAFRKYPWCMALSEDKINDTMDFFINKMGRESSLVARRPSLLSYSLKKRLFPRGYVYQVLLSKGLIKKEKNLDLLFEPPEKRFIEKYINAHKEQVPGLLELYEQKLMNLEDEQAV
- the LOC101221269 gene encoding transcription termination factor MTERF6, chloroplastic/mitochondrial isoform X1, with product MYNLFRRIILPGSPSSVFTHGFSESPLKSLRFLSTSSEIVSSPKSASLASNVVQLKNNRKAIIAFFENHGFSESQISDLIKKVPLILSANPEILFPILLFFKSKGLSSPAITKLVCFAPQILKRSLNQEIIPFFDYIQAVLGTVEKTVATIKRFPRILGWNLRISVGPNIEILKQFGVPDSNISTYLQRQPKVFSTSSIRFKEIVERVTEMGFNPQRLQFIVAVHALRSLTKSSWDKKLEVYRKWGLSEEEFYLAFRKYPWCMALSEDKINDTMDFFINKMGRESSLVARRPSLLSYSLKKRLFPRGYVYQVLLSKGLIKKEKNLDLLFEPPEKRFIEKYINAHKEQVPGLLELYEQKLMNLEDEQILIELF
- the LOC101221507 gene encoding uncharacterized protein LOC101221507 isoform X2, producing MDSLNHKSLTLPRAFDYLQAVLGSEEKTLATIKQFARILGLDLRNAVGPNIEILKQIGVPDSNILKYLQYQPRVFMTNSIQFKETVERVKEMGFNTQQWQFVDAVFCLRSMTKSTWDKKVEAYRKWGLSEEEIRSAFRKHPRCMTFSEDKINGAMDFFINKMEYESSFAARRPILLQLSLKKRLLPRGHVYEVLLSKGLIKKHQNLPFLLKSPEKHFIEKYINPHKEQIPGLLELYEEKLMDSKR
- the LOC101221507 gene encoding uncharacterized protein LOC101221507 isoform X1 — encoded protein: MSNLFRRILLLRSPSSVFAHGFSESSLRSLRYLSTSSEIVSSPKSASLPSNAVQLNNKGKAVIDLLANHGFSESQISYLAERYPPILSFNPEKNLLPKLLFFQSKAHSSSEIFEILRSDPWVLSNSLNKRIIPAFDYLQAVLGSEEKTLATIKQFARILGLDLRNAVGPNIEILKQIGVPDSNILKYLQYQPRVFMTNSIQFKETVERVKEMGFNTQQWQFVDAVFCLRSMTKSTWDKKVEAYRKWGLSEEEIRSAFRKHPRCMTFSEDKINGAMDFFINKMEYESSFAARRPILLQLSLKKRLLPRGHVYEVLLSKGLIKKHQNLPFLLKSPEKHFIEKYINPHKEQIPGLLELYEEKLMDSKR